ATTTAGGCTTTGTCATTGCCCTGGTGGCCGTAGTAATTGTATGGTGGATATTGGCCCGCAGCCGGTGGGGGTACGAAATTAGACTCACGGGTGATAACCCAGAGGCGGCCCGTTATGCAGGCATTAATATTGTCAAAAATATCGTGCTGGTCATGATGCTGTCCGGGGCTTTGGCCGGTTTGGCCGGAATGTCAGAAATAAGTGGAGTAGTCCACCGCTTGCAAGAACGCATCTCGCCGGGCTATGGATTTACGGGGATTATTGTAGCCTGGTTGGCCAAACTGAACCCTTTTGCCGTGGTTATTGTTTCTATTCTCTTTGGTGCGCTGATTGTAGCCGGGCGAGAAATTCAGCCATCGGGGCTGGCCTTTCTCTTACAAGGCATTATTCTCTTTATGGTCATTAGCAGTGATGTGCTGCTGCGTTATAAAATCCGCCTGTTAAGGACAAGCAGAGAGGTAACATGAACCTGATCATTATTTTACATGCCGGCATAGCTACAGGCACTATCTTGCTTTTTGCAGGCATTGGCGAAATTTTTGCCGAGCGGTCCGGCGTGCTTAACTTGGGCGTTGAAGGCATGATGTTATTGGGCGCAATGGCAGGTTTCAGCACTTCCCTGGCTACAGGTAATCCCTGGTTGGGCTTGATGGTAGCCACTATTGCCGGCGGCCTATTGAGCTTAGCCCATGCGCTGGTGACTATTCACTTTCAAGCAGATCAGGTGGTGAGCGGCCTGTCGCTTACTTTTTTGGGCACAGGTTTGGCCCTGGTGCTGGGCGAAGGGTTGACCGGCCAGAATCCTCCCCTGATACCTTCATTTGACCTTCCTGGTCTGCTTGCCATTCCCTTTATTGGGCCTGTGTTTTTTGAAAACCATAGCCTGCTGGTTTACATAGGTTATATTTTTGCCCCCCTGGCCTGGTATTACATCTACAAAACTAGGCCCGGCATGCATTTGCGGGCCGTGGGTGAAAAACCGGAAGCGGCCGATACAATGGGTATAAACGTTTACGGACTGCGTTATTTTTACGTGTTTGTGGGGGGGTGTTTGGCGGGTTTGGCCGGGGTTACCATCAGCCTGTCTGTCTCGCCGGGCTGGTACAGCTCTCAAACTACTTCTGGGCAGGGCTGGATTGCTATTGCCTTGGTTATATTTGCTCAGTGGGACCCGCTTCGGGCGGCTTTGGGAGCTTATCTCTTTGGCGCACTGCGCCGGGGCATTCTAGATTTGCAAGGACCCGCCACCCTGTTTGGTTTTACCAATCCCCTCTACATCAATTCTAACTGGGGCTTCTTCCTCCAGATGACGCCTTACCTTCTGACCATCATTGCCCTGGTTTTGGGTTCACGAGCTGCGGCCAGAAAACGCCTTGGCGCACCCGCAGCATTGGGTCTTCCTTACATTCGTGGCGAGCGGGGACTATAACAAAATTATGGCCAGGTTTGATTAGAGATTAAACAGCTTGGCCGCTGCCAATATAGTCTCCAAACGACGTTGTGTCCCCAATTTTTGGCGGGCCTGTTTCAGATAATTGACAACCGTCCGCTCCGTAACCCCCATTGCTGCCGCAATCTGCCTATTTGTATGGCCTTCCACTAAACGCCGCAGTACTTCAACCTCTCGTTCCGTCAACGATGCTTTTAGCCTCAGGCGCTCCTGCCGGCTGATGGCCCCCATCAACAAAAGCCCCTGATTTGTTTGAATGTAGGCCTGAACAAGATAATTATAAAAATCTGCGGTTGCTTCCAGCCCGGCAATCAACAATTCGCCTGATAAACAAGAGAAACAAAATTCTCGCATTGTCTTGTTGATACCGGCCAGGAACATAGGTGTGGCTTTGATTTGATTCAGTTCCTCACCCAGTTGAGCCGGGATATTGCCTCCCAAATTGTGTAGAAACACAAAAAAAGCCTCTGTTAAGCTATAAACCAAGTGGTGCAATAGAGACGCGTTGGCCTCAAGGTTATAATAAGCATCTACAATATCCAATAACCCCCGGATGAGTTCTTTTTGATGAGATTCCAGGGCCTTACCGACCGTAAAATACTTCTCTTGGTACAAAAACAGCTCCCAACATTAAAAAGGAAAAATATCTTTCTCTAATTTCCTATTGACTAGCCCCCCTCAAAATGATAAACTAGCCACAATAAATTTCCTGCGAGAAAAGGAGGGAGGGAAAATTCTGCAGGAACTGTAAGGCGCAAAGATTAGGGGTAAACATAATCTTTGCGTCTTCTTTTTCCGCGTTGACACTCTTTCTTTCACTACCTCAATGATTATTTTCCCTAATCCATTTACAATATTGTAACAGCTTCCACCTGCGTAAGAAACAGTACGTTTTTACCAGACACTTTGATTTATGGATTATTTTGGAAACACCGAGCCATCCAGCCACCGTCAACAGTGAGGATGGTCCCCTCCACATAATTAGACATTTCCAAAGCCAGAAAAACGATGATTCCTTTGAAATTCTCCCGTCCAATTTAATCTCAGCAGATCCAAATTTATCAGGTGACAGTCACTTAAAATGGCAAAAAAGACGATTTTTTGAAAAATAGCCTTGAAGTGACTGTCACCCTTCCCTCTATCTAAAAATTGGATTTACTGAGTCTTGTCTGCCCCCTATAACAGACTTTGTAAGCTTTTCAGTTCTCCGAACAACTAATCAGTATTTTCATAATCTCCCCCCCCTTTTCCATTTGTTGGAGACCATCTTGCAATTTGGTCAGAGGATAAGTTGCAGAAATAAGGCCATCGAGCGGGATGCTGCCGGAGTCAGCCAGTTGAATGGCCTGCTCAAAATCAACTTTTTCATAAACACGCGCGCCGCGTAATTTCAATTCGCGCCAGAAAAAACGGAAAAGGTCAACCTGGGGCGATTTACTGAAAATGCCGACAATCACAATGCGGCCGCGCGTGCGAGGCAGCTTGGTCATCATTTCCGCTCCGGCAGGATGAGCGGTGACTTCAAACACCACGTCGGCTCCGGCTTGGTCGGTACGCTCTTCTACCAATTTTACTAAATCGGTTTTTTGTGGGTTTATGGTTTCAAGACCCAGCCGGCCAAGCAAATCAACCCGGAAGGGGTTTATTTCTGAAACAACAACCCGCGCTCCTTTGTTTTGGGCCACAAAACCAATCAAAGCCCCAATTGGGCCGCCGCCCAACACCACCAC
This Anaerolineae bacterium DNA region includes the following protein-coding sequences:
- a CDS encoding ABC transporter permease; translated protein: MNLIIILHAGIATGTILLFAGIGEIFAERSGVLNLGVEGMMLLGAMAGFSTSLATGNPWLGLMVATIAGGLLSLAHALVTIHFQADQVVSGLSLTFLGTGLALVLGEGLTGQNPPLIPSFDLPGLLAIPFIGPVFFENHSLLVYIGYIFAPLAWYYIYKTRPGMHLRAVGEKPEAADTMGINVYGLRYFYVFVGGCLAGLAGVTISLSVSPGWYSSQTTSGQGWIAIALVIFAQWDPLRAALGAYLFGALRRGILDLQGPATLFGFTNPLYINSNWGFFLQMTPYLLTIIALVLGSRAAARKRLGAPAALGLPYIRGERGL
- a CDS encoding helix-turn-helix transcriptional regulator, producing MYQEKYFTVGKALESHQKELIRGLLDIVDAYYNLEANASLLHHLVYSLTEAFFVFLHNLGGNIPAQLGEELNQIKATPMFLAGINKTMREFCFSCLSGELLIAGLEATADFYNYLVQAYIQTNQGLLLMGAISRQERLRLKASLTEREVEVLRRLVEGHTNRQIAAAMGVTERTVVNYLKQARQKLGTQRRLETILAAAKLFNL
- a CDS encoding alcohol dehydrogenase catalytic domain-containing protein; the encoded protein is MQQAAFYERNKTIRVGECVPVPPTSGEVQVQVAYGGICGTDLHIYHGAMDWRVAESQIMGHEISGTISAVGAGVTGFSLGDRVTVMPLDPCGECPACLAGHSHICHNLKFLGIDTPGGFQSYWTVPAHTILPLPAHLSLTYGAMIEPLAVACHDVRLGEVERDEFVVVLGGGPIGALIGFVAQNKGARVVVSEINPFRVDLLGRLGLETINPQKTDLVKLVEERTDQAGADVVFEVTAHPAGAEMMTKLPRTRGRIVIVGIFSKSPQVDLFRFFWRELKLRGARVYEKVDFEQAIQLADSGSIPLDGLISATYPLTKLQDGLQQMEKGGEIMKILISCSEN